Proteins from a genomic interval of Aquabacterium sp. J223:
- a CDS encoding xanthine dehydrogenase family protein molybdopterin-binding subunit, with product MNSPRDLPQAQTADACIGQPLPRRGLERLLQGRGCYVDDLQPPRLAHAVMVRSPYAHARIVSIDVEPARRAPGVLAVATGRDMAGWCKPWVGTLATAPGMRSPPQHALAIDRVCWQGEPVAVVVAGTRAQAEDAAERVEVTWEPLPVVADELAALAPDARPVHPGDADNVCYRREVASGDVEQGFAAAAAVVSATLRTGRHTHVTLEPRAILADFNPADRQLTVWHASQVPHMMQWLLADQFGLPESQVRVIVPDVGGSFGLKIHVFGDEMAAVAMALQLGRPVKFVADRLESFQSDVHARGHRIEARMAVSAEGEILAFELDDVQTFGPYGCYPRAGTGEGNQVLNLAGAPYRNRHYRGRLRVAFQHKGMVGPYRAVGHPVACLATEVMLEQAARAVGVDPAQARRRNLVADDAYPWTLATGPVVEGLSQQASLDRLLQMMDYDGLRAAQARERARGVHRGIGLAHFVEMTSPSGRVYGAGGAPIASQDACMLRLTASGMVHCAVGITEFGQGAAMMVAQVAASGLGVPVERVRVLLGDTDVTPYGGGNWGSRGTGIGGEAVWLAARALRENLLAFAARVLGRPADALDLRGGEVVEREGGERHLSLEALARRAYFRPDLTPADITPELMVTRSFSQRAYGSVFSNGVHASHVEVDLDTGWVRLLRHWVVEDCGTVVNPLLVDEQIRGGVVQGLGAALYEEVLYGDEGQLLNGSLAEYLVPMAGEMPDIEVAHLHTPTRTSTLGAKGAGEAGVAGASAAVLNAVNDALAPFGAFLTEIPITPQRVLQALGKVPR from the coding sequence ATGAACAGCCCGCGCGACCTGCCGCAGGCGCAGACGGCCGACGCCTGCATCGGCCAGCCGCTGCCCCGCCGCGGCCTGGAGCGCCTGCTGCAGGGCCGCGGCTGCTACGTCGACGACCTGCAGCCGCCGCGACTGGCCCATGCGGTGATGGTGCGCAGCCCCTACGCGCACGCCCGCATCGTCTCGATCGACGTCGAGCCGGCGCGGCGGGCGCCGGGCGTGCTCGCCGTCGCCACCGGCCGCGACATGGCCGGCTGGTGCAAGCCCTGGGTCGGCACGCTGGCCACCGCGCCGGGCATGCGCTCGCCGCCGCAGCACGCGCTGGCCATCGACCGCGTGTGCTGGCAGGGCGAGCCGGTGGCCGTCGTGGTCGCGGGCACGCGGGCCCAGGCCGAAGACGCCGCCGAGCGCGTCGAGGTGACCTGGGAACCGCTGCCGGTGGTGGCCGACGAGCTGGCCGCGCTGGCGCCGGACGCGCGGCCGGTGCACCCGGGCGACGCCGACAACGTTTGCTACCGCCGCGAGGTGGCGAGCGGCGACGTCGAGCAGGGTTTCGCCGCCGCCGCGGCGGTGGTCAGCGCCACGCTGCGCACCGGCCGCCACACCCACGTCACGCTGGAGCCGCGGGCCATCCTGGCCGACTTCAACCCGGCGGACCGGCAGCTCACGGTGTGGCATGCGTCGCAGGTGCCGCACATGATGCAGTGGCTGCTGGCCGACCAGTTCGGACTGCCCGAGTCGCAGGTGCGGGTGATCGTGCCCGACGTGGGCGGCAGCTTCGGGCTGAAGATCCACGTCTTCGGCGACGAGATGGCCGCGGTGGCGATGGCGCTGCAGCTCGGTCGGCCGGTGAAGTTCGTCGCCGACCGGCTGGAGTCGTTCCAGAGCGACGTGCACGCCCGCGGCCACCGCATCGAGGCCCGCATGGCGGTGTCGGCCGAGGGCGAGATCCTGGCCTTCGAGCTCGACGACGTGCAGACCTTCGGGCCCTACGGCTGCTACCCGCGGGCCGGCACCGGCGAGGGCAACCAGGTGCTCAACCTGGCCGGCGCGCCCTATCGCAACCGCCACTACCGGGGCCGGCTGCGGGTCGCCTTCCAGCACAAGGGCATGGTCGGCCCCTACCGGGCCGTCGGCCACCCGGTGGCCTGCCTGGCCACCGAGGTGATGCTGGAGCAGGCGGCACGCGCCGTCGGCGTCGACCCCGCGCAGGCGCGACGGCGCAACCTGGTGGCCGACGACGCCTACCCGTGGACGCTGGCCACCGGCCCGGTGGTGGAAGGTCTGTCGCAGCAGGCCTCGCTGGACCGCCTGCTGCAGATGATGGACTACGACGGGCTGCGCGCCGCGCAGGCGCGCGAGCGGGCGCGCGGCGTGCACCGCGGCATCGGGCTGGCGCACTTCGTCGAGATGACCTCGCCGTCGGGGCGGGTGTACGGCGCCGGCGGGGCGCCCATCGCCTCGCAGGACGCCTGCATGCTGCGGCTGACCGCCAGCGGCATGGTGCACTGCGCCGTCGGCATCACCGAGTTCGGCCAGGGCGCGGCGATGATGGTGGCGCAGGTGGCGGCCAGCGGCCTCGGCGTGCCGGTGGAGCGCGTGCGGGTGCTGCTCGGCGACACCGACGTCACGCCCTACGGCGGCGGCAACTGGGGGTCGCGCGGCACCGGCATCGGCGGCGAGGCGGTGTGGCTGGCGGCGCGGGCGCTGCGCGAGAACCTGCTCGCCTTCGCCGCCCGGGTGCTCGGCCGGCCGGCCGACGCGCTCGACCTGCGCGGCGGCGAGGTGGTGGAACGCGAGGGCGGCGAGCGCCACCTGAGCCTGGAAGCCCTGGCCCGCCGCGCCTACTTCCGGCCCGACCTGACACCGGCCGACATCACGCCCGAGCTGATGGTCACGCGCAGCTTCTCGCAGCGGGCCTACGGCAGCGTCTTCAGCAACGGCGTGCACGCCAGCCATGTCGAGGTGGACCTCGACACCGGCTGGGTGCGGCTGCTGCGCCACTGGGTGGTGGAGGACTGCGGCACCGTGGTCAACCCGCTGCTGGTCGACGAGCAGATCCGCGGCGGGGTGGTGCAGGGCCTGGGCGCCGCGCTGTACGAGGAGGTGCTCTACGGCGACGAGGGCCAGCTGCTCAACGGCAGCCTGGCCGAGTACCTGGTGCCCATGGCCGGCGAGATGCCCGACATCGAGGTGGCCCACCTGCACACGCCGACCCGGACCTCCACGCTCGGCGCCAAGGGCGCCGGCGAGGCGGGCGTCGCCGGCGCCTCCGCCGCGGTGCTCAACGCCGTCAACGACGCGCTGGCGCCCTTCGGCGCCTTCCTCACCGAGATCCCCATCACCCCGCAGCGGGTGCTGCAGGCGCTGGGCAAGGTGCCGCGCTGA
- a CDS encoding (2Fe-2S)-binding protein: MNPADEAPNVELTVNGQAVRRRVDDRTLLVDFLRRDLGLTGTHVGCDTSQCGACTVRLDGLAVKSCTVLAVQASGGEVVTIEGLQKDDGTLHPLQQAFIDCHALQCGFCTPGMIMAADGLLRSGRPVDHDSICTALEGNLCRCTGYVHIIDAVRQAAAAPRDAEGRG, from the coding sequence ATGAACCCTGCTGACGAAGCCCCCAACGTCGAGCTCACGGTCAACGGCCAGGCCGTGCGCCGCCGCGTCGACGACCGCACCCTGCTCGTCGACTTCCTGCGCCGCGACCTGGGGCTGACCGGCACCCACGTCGGCTGCGACACCAGCCAGTGCGGCGCCTGCACCGTGCGGCTGGACGGGCTGGCGGTGAAGTCCTGCACCGTGCTGGCGGTGCAGGCCAGCGGCGGCGAGGTGGTGACCATCGAGGGCCTGCAGAAGGACGACGGCACGCTGCACCCGCTGCAGCAGGCCTTCATCGACTGCCACGCCCTGCAGTGCGGCTTCTGCACGCCGGGGATGATCATGGCGGCGGACGGCCTGCTGCGGTCCGGCCGGCCGGTGGACCACGACAGCATCTGCACCGCGCTGGAGGGCAACCTCTGCCGCTGCACCGGCTACGTCCACATCATCGACGCGGTGCGGCAGGCGGCGGCGGCCCCACGCGATGCGGAGGGCCGGGGGTGA
- a CDS encoding xanthine dehydrogenase family protein subunit M: MYPFAYLRPSSLAEAAEWLARHPEAKPLAGGMTLLPTLKQRLDAPSHLVDVARLRELQGIELGDTTLRIGAATRHAEVADSAAVRQAAPGLATLAGLIGDAQVRHRGTLGGSVANSDPAADYPAALLALAATVLTDRRRIPADDFFTGLFETALDPGELIVAVEFMRPQRSLYAKQRHPASGYAVAGVFIARHADGAVRVGVTGVGPCAFRWHEAEARLAQRFDAAALQRLALSPAGLNEDRSASADYRAHLVSTLARRAMADLAP; encoded by the coding sequence ATGTACCCCTTCGCCTACCTGCGCCCGAGCTCGCTGGCCGAGGCGGCCGAGTGGCTGGCCCGCCACCCCGAGGCCAAGCCGCTGGCCGGCGGCATGACGCTGCTGCCCACGCTGAAGCAGCGGCTGGACGCACCCTCGCACCTGGTGGACGTCGCGCGGCTGCGCGAGTTGCAGGGCATCGAACTCGGCGACACCACGCTGCGCATCGGCGCCGCCACCCGGCACGCCGAGGTGGCCGACTCGGCCGCGGTGCGGCAGGCCGCCCCCGGCCTGGCGACGCTGGCCGGCCTCATCGGCGACGCCCAGGTGCGCCACCGCGGCACGCTGGGCGGCTCGGTGGCCAACAGCGACCCGGCGGCCGACTACCCGGCGGCGCTGCTCGCGCTGGCCGCCACCGTGCTGACCGATCGCCGCCGCATCCCCGCCGACGACTTCTTCACCGGCCTGTTCGAAACCGCGCTCGACCCCGGCGAGCTGATCGTCGCGGTGGAGTTCATGCGGCCGCAGCGGTCGCTGTACGCCAAGCAGCGCCACCCGGCCTCGGGATATGCGGTGGCCGGTGTCTTCATCGCCCGCCACGCCGACGGCGCGGTGCGCGTGGGCGTCACCGGCGTCGGCCCCTGCGCCTTCCGCTGGCACGAGGCCGAGGCCAGGCTGGCGCAGCGCTTCGACGCCGCGGCCCTGCAGCGCCTGGCGCTGTCGCCCGCCGGGCTCAACGAAGACCGCAGCGCCAGCGCCGACTACCGCGCCCACCTGGTGTCCACCCTGGCCCGCCGCGCGATGGCCGACCTCGCGCCCTGA
- a CDS encoding FAD-dependent monooxygenase, which yields MVLPGRRAPRVAIIGAGIGGLTAAASLHRRGCEVAVYEKASQLGEVGAGLQLAPNAIKVLRSLDLEDALRAVGAEPKVRLSLKWDDGSVRAREQFMGQMQERYGARYHTAHRADLHRLLLSKVPEDRVHTGRQCVALDADGDVASARFADGQAIEADVILGADGIHSVVRDALFGPAEARFTHQICWRIILPMAELAACADSLPTPLDGSEYTGWLGPNGHVLFYPLRGGELLNVFAGRVEPHGWADESWAVRSNVDKLIEAYRGWNEGLLAVFRRASECFKWGIYDRDPLQRWARGRAALLGDAAHPMMPTLAQGAAISMEDGAAVARHLADGAADPVAALAAYERERQPRASRVQLQARQQFLNNQLVPPPPPLPVDWIYGHDAVQGPVARAA from the coding sequence ATGGTTCTGCCGGGGCGGCGTGCACCGCGCGTGGCGATCATCGGTGCGGGCATCGGCGGGCTGACCGCCGCGGCCTCGTTGCACCGCCGGGGCTGCGAGGTGGCGGTCTACGAGAAGGCCTCGCAGCTGGGCGAGGTGGGCGCCGGGCTGCAGCTCGCGCCCAACGCCATCAAGGTGCTGCGCTCGCTGGACCTGGAGGACGCGCTGCGGGCGGTCGGCGCCGAGCCGAAGGTGCGCCTGTCGCTGAAGTGGGACGACGGCAGCGTGCGGGCGCGCGAGCAGTTCATGGGCCAGATGCAGGAGCGCTACGGTGCGCGCTACCACACCGCGCACCGCGCCGACCTGCACCGCCTGCTGCTGTCGAAGGTGCCCGAGGACCGGGTGCACACCGGCCGGCAGTGCGTGGCGCTGGACGCCGATGGCGACGTCGCCTCGGCCCGCTTCGCCGACGGCCAGGCCATCGAAGCCGACGTCATCCTCGGCGCCGACGGCATCCACTCGGTGGTGCGCGATGCGCTCTTCGGCCCGGCCGAGGCGCGCTTCACCCACCAGATCTGCTGGCGGATCATCCTGCCGATGGCCGAGCTGGCCGCCTGCGCCGACAGCCTGCCGACGCCGCTGGACGGCAGCGAGTACACCGGCTGGCTGGGCCCGAACGGCCACGTGCTGTTCTACCCGCTGCGCGGCGGCGAACTGCTCAACGTCTTCGCCGGCCGCGTCGAGCCCCACGGCTGGGCCGACGAGTCGTGGGCGGTGCGCAGCAACGTCGACAAACTGATCGAGGCCTACCGCGGCTGGAACGAGGGCCTGCTCGCCGTCTTCCGCCGCGCCAGCGAGTGCTTCAAGTGGGGCATCTACGACCGCGACCCGCTGCAGCGCTGGGCCCGCGGCCGCGCCGCCCTGCTCGGCGACGCCGCCCACCCGATGATGCCCACGCTGGCGCAGGGCGCCGCCATCTCGATGGAGGACGGCGCGGCGGTGGCCCGCCACCTCGCCGACGGCGCGGCGGACCCGGTGGCCGCGCTCGCCGCCTACGAGCGCGAGCGCCAGCCGCGGGCCTCGCGCGTGCAGCTGCAGGCGCGCCAGCAGTTCCTCAACAACCAGCTCGTGCCGCCGCCGCCGCCGCTGCCGGTGGACTGGATCTACGGACACGACGCGGTGCAGGGCCCGGTGGCCCGGGCCGCCTGA
- a CDS encoding Bug family tripartite tricarboxylate transporter substrate binding protein, which produces MTRNPAPLAVLALLAGLCGSAPAQTAASFPTKPVRIVVPYAPGGALDASARLVATEMTKILGQTVLIENRPGGAGTTGADFVAKAPADGHTLCWCPTGPLTITPLTDPKVPYQPLKDLVPVSHVINMDNVIMARRDLPADNLKDLVALARSQPAGLTFGTPGAGGTHHLGGEWFRTETGGKLVHVPYKGENPAIADLLGGQIDLVFGSASLAAPLLREGKIKVLGNVGSSRSRLLPEVPTVAQSGYPSYAWYNFIGLNAPAGTPAPVIDTLSKAVARSLQDPTLREKFVGMGFEPVGSTPDQFARFLVKETATWSRVMKSTGFSRE; this is translated from the coding sequence ATGACGCGGAACCCCGCACCGCTGGCCGTGCTGGCGCTGCTCGCCGGGCTGTGCGGCAGCGCGCCGGCGCAGACCGCCGCATCCTTTCCCACCAAGCCGGTGCGCATCGTCGTGCCGTACGCGCCCGGCGGCGCGCTCGACGCCTCGGCCCGGCTGGTGGCCACCGAGATGACCAAGATCCTCGGCCAGACGGTGCTGATCGAGAACCGGCCCGGCGGGGCCGGCACCACCGGCGCCGACTTCGTGGCCAAGGCGCCGGCCGACGGCCACACGCTGTGCTGGTGCCCCACCGGCCCGCTGACCATCACGCCGCTGACCGACCCGAAGGTGCCGTACCAGCCGCTGAAGGACCTGGTGCCGGTGAGCCATGTCATCAACATGGACAACGTCATCATGGCGCGGCGCGACCTGCCCGCCGACAACCTGAAGGACCTGGTGGCCCTGGCGCGCAGCCAGCCGGCCGGCCTGACCTTCGGCACGCCGGGCGCCGGCGGCACCCACCACCTCGGCGGCGAATGGTTCCGCACCGAGACCGGCGGCAAGCTGGTGCACGTGCCCTACAAGGGCGAGAACCCGGCCATCGCCGACCTCCTCGGCGGCCAGATCGACCTGGTCTTCGGTTCGGCCTCGCTGGCGGCGCCGCTGCTGCGCGAGGGCAAGATCAAGGTGCTGGGCAACGTGGGCAGCAGCCGCTCGCGCCTGCTGCCCGAGGTGCCCACCGTCGCGCAGTCGGGCTACCCGTCCTACGCCTGGTACAACTTCATCGGCCTCAACGCGCCCGCCGGCACGCCGGCGCCGGTGATCGACACGCTGTCCAAGGCCGTCGCCCGGTCGCTGCAGGACCCCACGCTGCGCGAGAAGTTCGTCGGCATGGGCTTCGAGCCGGTGGGCAGCACGCCCGACCAGTTCGCCCGCTTCCTGGTCAAGGAGACGGCGACCTGGAGCCGGGTCATGAAGTCGACCGGCTTCAGCCGCGAATGA
- the fahA gene encoding fumarylacetoacetase: MTRPDLNATHDPRRGAWLASAAPGGDFPLQNLPLGLFRERPADRPRPGVAIGDRVVDLQAVDAAGLLGGLAAAAVRSVDGHLNGLMALGHAPASALRARLSDLLRADGADTGLRDRAEHLLRPMDGVEMVLPVAIGDYTDFLTSFHHTARHGRFKGLKDPVPPVFHSLPVAYHGRASSIRVSGTPLRRPRGQWRDADSGAVRHGPVEALDFELELAAFVGPGNTLGQPIALDDAPAQLFGYVLLNDWSSKGVQWWEQMLGPFLGKSFMSTVSPWVVTAEALWPFACEAPARPAEAPPLLPYLHSARDRAAGGLDLHLEAWFSSERMRRAGRPPLRLAATHLSHLSWTFAQMLTHHASNGCDLRPGDLIGSGTVSGEADESRACLTEITSAGREPLRLPDGDERLWLQDGDEIELRARAQRDGAVPIGFGACSGRILPALAGDLA; encoded by the coding sequence ATGACGCGGCCGGACCTCAACGCCACCCACGACCCGCGGCGCGGCGCCTGGCTGGCCAGCGCCGCCCCGGGCGGCGACTTCCCGCTGCAGAACCTGCCGCTGGGCCTGTTCCGCGAACGGCCGGCCGACCGGCCGCGTCCCGGTGTGGCCATCGGCGACCGGGTGGTCGACCTGCAGGCCGTCGACGCGGCGGGCCTGCTCGGCGGCCTGGCGGCGGCGGCCGTGCGCAGCGTCGACGGCCACCTCAACGGCCTGATGGCGCTGGGGCACGCGCCGGCGTCGGCGCTGCGCGCGCGGCTGTCCGACCTGCTGCGCGCCGACGGTGCCGACACCGGGCTGCGCGACCGCGCCGAGCACCTGCTGCGGCCGATGGACGGCGTCGAGATGGTGCTGCCCGTCGCCATCGGCGACTACACCGACTTCCTCACCTCCTTCCACCACACCGCGCGCCATGGCCGCTTCAAGGGCCTGAAGGACCCGGTGCCGCCGGTGTTCCATTCGCTGCCGGTGGCCTACCACGGCCGGGCGTCGTCGATCCGCGTCAGCGGCACGCCGCTGCGCCGCCCGCGCGGCCAGTGGCGCGACGCCGACAGCGGCGCCGTGCGCCACGGCCCGGTGGAGGCGCTGGACTTCGAGCTGGAGCTGGCGGCCTTCGTCGGCCCCGGCAACACGCTGGGCCAGCCGATCGCGCTGGACGACGCGCCGGCGCAGCTCTTCGGCTACGTGCTGCTCAACGACTGGTCGTCCAAGGGCGTGCAGTGGTGGGAGCAGATGCTCGGGCCCTTCCTCGGCAAGAGCTTCATGAGCACCGTCTCGCCCTGGGTGGTGACGGCCGAGGCGCTGTGGCCCTTCGCCTGCGAGGCACCCGCGCGACCGGCCGAGGCGCCGCCGCTGCTGCCCTACCTGCACAGCGCCCGCGACCGCGCGGCCGGCGGCCTGGACCTGCACTTGGAGGCCTGGTTCAGCAGCGAGCGCATGCGCCGCGCCGGCCGGCCGCCGCTGCGGCTGGCCGCCACCCACCTGTCGCACCTCAGCTGGACCTTCGCCCAGATGCTCACCCACCACGCCTCCAACGGCTGCGACCTGCGGCCGGGCGACCTCATCGGCAGCGGCACCGTCTCCGGCGAGGCCGACGAGAGCCGCGCCTGCCTGACCGAGATCACCAGCGCCGGCCGCGAGCCGCTGCGGCTGCCCGACGGCGACGAGCGGCTGTGGCTGCAGGACGGCGACGAGATCGAGCTGCGCGCCCGCGCCCAGCGCGATGGCGCGGTGCCCATCGGCTTCGGCGCCTGCAGCGGGCGCATCCTGCCCGCGCTCGCCGGGGACCTCGCATGA
- a CDS encoding Bug family tripartite tricarboxylate transporter substrate binding protein, whose protein sequence is MQRRLVLAALGSLSTGLCGLARAQAGAYPNKPVRLVVPFAPGGPTDVAGRLLAQKLGALLGQQVIVDNRPGAGGTVGAAAVAQAPADGYTLLFGSTSTLAVSPALYPRLPYDAATAFQPVALVARGPQMLVVHPSVPAADLKEFVAFARRQAQPMSFASAGNGSVGHLTAELLKSVTGIPALHVPYKGGSPAVNAVVAGETQFTIDAVGTMLPFVKAGRLKAVSLLGESRSPLVPALPTAVESGFPKLVADFWSGVVAPAGTPREVLARLETDIAKVVADPEVVEQLRLLGTAPQRLSVDEFTRFVREEARKWAEIAQASGAKAE, encoded by the coding sequence ATGCAACGCCGTCTCGTCCTCGCCGCGCTCGGCTCGCTGTCGACGGGCCTGTGCGGCCTGGCCCGCGCCCAGGCCGGCGCCTACCCCAACAAGCCGGTGCGGCTGGTGGTGCCCTTCGCGCCCGGCGGCCCCACCGACGTGGCCGGCCGCCTGCTGGCGCAGAAGCTGGGCGCCCTGCTCGGCCAGCAGGTGATCGTCGACAACCGGCCCGGCGCCGGCGGCACGGTGGGCGCGGCCGCGGTGGCCCAGGCCCCGGCCGACGGCTACACGCTGCTGTTCGGCAGCACCAGCACGCTGGCCGTCAGCCCGGCGCTGTACCCGCGGCTGCCCTACGACGCGGCCACCGCCTTCCAGCCGGTGGCGCTGGTGGCCCGCGGCCCGCAGATGCTGGTGGTGCACCCGTCGGTGCCCGCGGCCGACCTGAAGGAGTTCGTCGCCTTCGCGCGCCGGCAGGCTCAGCCGATGAGCTTCGCGTCGGCGGGCAACGGCTCGGTCGGCCACCTGACCGCCGAGCTGTTGAAGTCGGTCACCGGCATCCCCGCGCTGCACGTGCCCTACAAGGGCGGCTCGCCCGCGGTCAACGCCGTCGTCGCCGGCGAGACGCAGTTCACCATCGACGCGGTGGGCACCATGCTGCCCTTCGTCAAGGCCGGGCGGCTGAAGGCGGTGAGCCTGCTGGGCGAGTCGCGCAGCCCGCTGGTGCCGGCGTTGCCGACGGCGGTGGAGTCGGGCTTCCCGAAGCTGGTGGCCGACTTCTGGAGCGGCGTCGTCGCGCCGGCCGGCACGCCGCGCGAGGTGCTGGCCCGGCTGGAGACCGACATCGCCAAGGTGGTGGCCGATCCGGAGGTGGTCGAGCAGCTGCGCCTGCTGGGCACCGCGCCGCAGCGGCTGTCCGTCGACGAGTTCACCCGCTTCGTGCGCGAGGAAGCGCGCAAGTGGGCCGAGATCGCCCAGGCCTCGGGCGCCAAGGCCGAATGA
- a CDS encoding alpha/beta fold hydrolase, producing MTAPGARLHGEGPHKAVLLNGWLGSPHHWDWMLQSLDPQALQLAVFDYRGYGARRDVEGDFTFREAAADVLALADALGWERFALVGHSMGGMAMQRVALMAPQRVTRLLGLAPVSAAGSQLDGPRLALFEQAVQDVGARQRIVDFSTGQRLSPAWCARIAADSLAANRPQAMAGYLREWGSGPGFADEVVALRGLPVQVLVGAHDPSINLDTAERSWRLHHPQAELQALPGAGHYPMLEAPVATATALQRWLTA from the coding sequence ATGACGGCGCCCGGCGCGCGCCTGCACGGCGAGGGCCCGCACAAGGCCGTGCTGCTCAACGGCTGGCTGGGCAGCCCGCACCACTGGGACTGGATGCTGCAGTCCCTCGATCCGCAGGCGCTGCAGCTGGCCGTCTTCGACTACCGGGGCTACGGCGCCCGGCGCGACGTCGAGGGCGACTTCACCTTCCGCGAGGCGGCCGCCGACGTGCTGGCGCTGGCCGACGCGCTGGGCTGGGAGCGCTTTGCGCTGGTCGGCCACTCGATGGGCGGCATGGCCATGCAGCGCGTGGCGCTGATGGCGCCGCAGCGGGTGACGCGCCTGCTCGGCCTGGCGCCGGTGTCGGCCGCCGGCTCGCAGCTGGACGGCCCGCGCCTGGCCCTGTTCGAGCAAGCCGTGCAGGACGTGGGCGCCCGCCAGCGCATCGTCGACTTCTCCACCGGCCAGCGGCTGTCGCCCGCCTGGTGCGCGCGCATCGCCGCCGACAGCCTGGCGGCGAACCGGCCGCAGGCCATGGCGGGCTACCTGCGCGAATGGGGCAGCGGCCCCGGCTTCGCCGACGAGGTGGTGGCCCTGCGCGGCCTGCCGGTGCAGGTGCTGGTCGGCGCCCACGACCCCAGCATCAACCTCGACACGGCCGAACGCAGCTGGCGCCTGCACCACCCGCAGGCCGAGCTGCAGGCCCTGCCCGGCGCCGGGCACTACCCGATGCTCGAAGCGCCGGTGGCCACCGCCACCGCGCTGCAGCGCTGGCTCACCGCCTGA
- a CDS encoding FAD-dependent monooxygenase, whose amino-acid sequence MKIAIVGAGIGGLTAALALLRLGFDVRVYEQTQVLGEIGAGVQISPNGTRVFSLLGLDAAIQGIASQPLGKRVRLWNSGQTWNLFDLGSVSRERYGHPYLTLHRADLHRVLLDAVQALDPDAVRLGTRITGVRLGAQGATPLGDGGDLPEADVLIGADGVHSPIRHSVFGGDSPRFSGIIAWRGVIPAERLPAHLRDPYGYNWVGPGAHVIHYPLRRQQLFNFVGAVERQGWEVESWSHRGRTEDCLADFAGWHEDVHHLIRAIETPYKWALMVRDPMPRWGEGRMTLLGDACHPTLPFLAQGAVMALEDGYVLARCLDAHRDDPATGLRRYEAARQDRTARIVLGSSANAKRFHNPALGHAAGAADYVDREWQEDKVKERYDWLFDYRVDEVPI is encoded by the coding sequence ATGAAGATTGCCATCGTCGGCGCGGGCATCGGGGGGCTGACCGCCGCCCTGGCGCTGCTGCGCCTCGGCTTCGACGTCCGGGTGTACGAGCAGACGCAGGTGCTGGGCGAGATCGGCGCCGGCGTGCAGATCAGCCCGAACGGCACCCGCGTGTTCTCGCTGCTCGGCCTGGACGCGGCCATCCAGGGCATCGCCTCGCAGCCGCTGGGCAAGCGGGTGCGGCTGTGGAACTCCGGGCAGACCTGGAACCTGTTCGACCTGGGCTCGGTCTCGCGCGAGCGCTACGGCCACCCCTACCTCACGCTGCACCGGGCCGACCTGCACCGGGTGCTGCTCGACGCGGTGCAGGCGCTCGACCCCGACGCGGTGCGCCTGGGCACCCGCATCACCGGCGTGCGGCTGGGCGCGCAGGGCGCCACGCCGCTGGGCGACGGCGGCGACCTGCCCGAGGCCGACGTGCTGATCGGCGCCGACGGCGTGCACTCGCCGATCCGCCACAGCGTCTTCGGCGGCGACAGCCCGCGCTTCTCGGGGATCATCGCCTGGCGCGGCGTCATCCCGGCCGAGCGCCTGCCGGCGCACCTGCGCGACCCCTACGGCTATAACTGGGTGGGGCCCGGCGCCCACGTCATCCACTACCCGCTGCGCCGGCAGCAGCTGTTCAACTTCGTCGGCGCGGTCGAGCGCCAGGGCTGGGAGGTGGAGTCGTGGTCGCACCGCGGCCGCACCGAGGACTGCCTGGCCGACTTCGCCGGCTGGCACGAGGACGTGCACCACCTCATCCGCGCCATCGAGACGCCGTACAAGTGGGCGCTGATGGTGCGCGACCCGATGCCGCGCTGGGGCGAGGGCCGCATGACGCTGCTCGGCGACGCCTGCCACCCCACGCTGCCCTTCCTGGCCCAGGGCGCGGTGATGGCGCTGGAGGACGGCTACGTGCTGGCGCGCTGCCTGGACGCGCACCGCGACGACCCGGCCACCGGCCTGCGCCGCTACGAGGCCGCGCGGCAGGACCGCACCGCGCGCATCGTGCTCGGCTCCTCGGCCAACGCGAAGCGCTTCCACAACCCCGCGCTCGGCCATGCCGCCGGCGCCGCCGACTACGTCGACCGCGAGTGGCAGGAGGACAAGGTCAAGGAACGCTACGACTGGCTGTTCGACTACCGCGTCGACGAGGTGCCGATCTGA
- a CDS encoding VOC family protein — protein sequence MTITKTPVAKGLHHFAWRCRDAEQTRHFYEDVVGLPLVHVIALDHVPSTGEYCPYVHIFFGMADGSSIAFFDLGDDTAALPSPNTPPWVNHIALTVASEDALLALRGRLTAEGVEVVGVTDHGICRSIYCFDPNGLRVEFTVPTMTEAEDRAHRASAHALLAAWTDRPREGRA from the coding sequence ATGACCATCACCAAGACCCCCGTCGCCAAGGGCCTGCACCACTTCGCCTGGCGCTGCCGCGACGCCGAGCAGACGCGCCACTTCTACGAGGACGTGGTCGGCCTGCCGCTGGTGCACGTGATCGCGCTCGACCACGTGCCGAGCACCGGCGAGTACTGCCCCTACGTGCACATCTTCTTCGGCATGGCCGACGGCTCCAGCATCGCCTTCTTCGACCTCGGCGACGACACCGCCGCGCTGCCCTCGCCGAACACGCCGCCGTGGGTCAACCACATCGCGCTGACCGTGGCCAGCGAGGACGCGCTGCTGGCGCTGCGCGGCCGGCTCACCGCCGAGGGTGTCGAGGTGGTGGGCGTGACCGACCACGGCATCTGCCGCTCGATCTACTGCTTCGACCCCAACGGCCTGCGGGTGGAGTTCACCGTGCCGACCATGACCGAAGCCGAGGACCGGGCCCACCGCGCCTCGGCCCACGCCCTGCTCGCGGCCTGGACCGACCGGCCGCGGGAAGGCCGGGCATGA